The following coding sequences lie in one Candidatus Eremiobacterota bacterium genomic window:
- the gabT gene encoding 4-aminobutyrate--2-oxoglutarate transaminase — protein sequence MRVREKAPRSDTEASLHQRRHESVTRGVATTHPIFIERASGASVWDVEGRRYIDFVGGISTLNAGHAHPRVVAAIGQQAARFTHACFQVAMYESYVRVAEELNRRAPGTSRKKTLLLSTGAEATENAVKIAREYTRRPAVVAFTHGYHGRTLLALSMTGKNEPYKQHFGPFCSEVYHAPFPYEHHGVTTRRALDALDELFGAVVSPDRVAAMIVEPVLGEGGFVPAPRDFLPELRRITSEHGIVLIADEIQTGFGRTGTFFACEQYGIEPDLVAVAKSFGGGLPLAAVVGKAEIMDAPAPGGLGGTFAGNPVACAAALEIFDLIDDAFLQRARAVGERIAGALRALQTEFPQIEDVRGLGAMLAIELTSRAPEIVEAARERGLLLLLAGKRNVIRILVPLVVGNDELDEGLDILRASLHDVFTR from the coding sequence ATGCGAGTACGAGAAAAAGCACCGAGATCGGATACTGAAGCGTCGCTGCACCAGCGACGCCATGAGAGCGTTACGCGCGGAGTTGCGACCACGCATCCCATTTTTATCGAGCGCGCGAGCGGCGCATCGGTTTGGGACGTGGAGGGTCGCCGCTACATTGATTTCGTCGGCGGAATTTCGACGCTCAATGCCGGCCATGCCCATCCCCGCGTCGTTGCCGCAATCGGGCAGCAAGCCGCGCGCTTCACGCACGCTTGCTTTCAAGTCGCGATGTACGAATCGTACGTTCGCGTCGCCGAAGAACTGAACCGGCGCGCGCCCGGCACGTCGCGGAAAAAAACGCTGCTCTTATCGACGGGCGCCGAAGCGACCGAAAACGCCGTGAAGATCGCCCGCGAATACACACGCCGGCCCGCGGTCGTCGCGTTCACGCACGGATATCACGGCCGCACTTTGCTGGCGCTCTCGATGACCGGAAAGAACGAGCCATACAAACAGCATTTCGGCCCGTTCTGCAGCGAGGTTTACCACGCGCCGTTTCCGTACGAGCACCACGGCGTTACGACGCGCCGCGCACTCGACGCGCTCGACGAGCTCTTCGGTGCGGTCGTTTCGCCCGATCGTGTCGCGGCGATGATCGTCGAACCGGTGCTCGGTGAGGGGGGCTTCGTGCCGGCGCCGCGCGATTTCTTGCCCGAACTGCGCCGGATCACGAGCGAACATGGCATCGTTCTCATCGCCGACGAAATCCAGACCGGCTTCGGTCGAACCGGCACGTTTTTCGCCTGCGAGCAGTACGGAATCGAGCCCGATCTCGTCGCGGTCGCGAAATCGTTCGGCGGTGGATTACCGCTCGCGGCAGTCGTCGGCAAGGCCGAGATCATGGACGCCCCCGCTCCCGGCGGCCTGGGCGGCACCTTCGCTGGAAATCCCGTCGCATGCGCGGCGGCGCTGGAGATTTTCGATCTGATCGACGACGCATTCTTGCAGCGCGCGCGAGCGGTCGGCGAGCGCATCGCCGGCGCGCTGCGAGCGTTGCAAACGGAGTTTCCGCAAATCGAAGACGTTCGCGGCCTGGGCGCGATGCTTGCGATCGAGCTTACGTCGCGCGCGCCGGAGATCGTTGAGGCCGCGCGCGAGCGGGGACTCTTACTGCTTCTCGCCGGCAAGCGCAACGTTATTCGCATTCTCGTTCCGCTTGTCGTCGGTAACGACGAGCTCGACGAAGGTCTCGATATTTTACGTGCCAGTCTTCACGACGTCTTTACGAGGTGA
- a CDS encoding formamidopyrimidine-DNA glycosylase, with amino-acid sequence MPELPDIAAYIAALQPRVVGRTLERIRLSAVSLLRTADPPVRELEGREVREIRRIGKRIAIGLDGDLWLVLHLMIAGRLHWRAPGAKLMGRNTLAAFDFSNGSLVLTEAGSKRRASLYVVEGTQALAALDRGGLDVFACDLEAFVAALRADNRTLKRALTDPQLVDGIGNAYSDEILHLARLSPTALTQRLQSEEWERLFDATRSTLAEWTDRLSARAADDFPEHVTAFRSEMAVHGRYGEPCARCGDTVRRIRYADNETNYCPRCQTGGRVLADRALSRLGISPLRTNPTARRRGSR; translated from the coding sequence ATGCCGGAACTGCCGGACATTGCCGCTTACATCGCCGCGCTCCAGCCGCGCGTCGTCGGCCGCACCTTGGAGCGAATCCGTCTATCTGCAGTCTCGCTCTTGCGCACGGCCGACCCGCCGGTGCGCGAACTCGAGGGCCGCGAAGTTCGTGAAATTCGTCGCATCGGCAAACGGATTGCGATCGGCCTCGACGGCGATCTGTGGCTCGTTTTGCATTTGATGATCGCCGGGCGCTTGCATTGGCGTGCGCCGGGAGCGAAACTGATGGGACGCAACACCTTGGCCGCTTTCGATTTTTCAAACGGCTCGCTCGTTCTCACCGAAGCCGGCAGCAAACGGCGCGCCTCGCTCTATGTGGTGGAAGGCACGCAGGCGCTTGCAGCGCTCGATCGCGGCGGTCTCGACGTCTTCGCTTGCGATCTCGAGGCGTTCGTCGCTGCGCTACGTGCCGATAATCGCACGCTCAAACGAGCGTTGACCGACCCGCAGCTCGTCGACGGAATCGGCAACGCATATTCCGATGAGATTCTTCACCTAGCGCGTCTCTCGCCGACCGCGCTCACGCAGCGTTTGCAATCAGAGGAATGGGAGCGGCTCTTCGACGCCACGCGATCGACGCTGGCCGAATGGACCGATCGTTTGAGCGCGCGAGCGGCCGACGATTTTCCCGAGCACGTGACCGCATTTCGCAGCGAGATGGCCGTCCACGGCCGCTACGGCGAGCCTTGCGCCCGATGCGGCGACACGGTGCGGCGAATACGCTATGCCGACAATGAAACCAACTACTGCCCGCGCTGCCAAACGGGCGGACGCGTTCTCGCCGACCGCGCGCTCTCGCGGCTTGGAATCAGTCCGCTGCGAACCAACCCGACGGCTCGACGTCGAGGTTCACGTTGA
- a CDS encoding putrescine aminotransferase: protein MNGARERTVYDYTERVLDLIAQNEITPAQAQWITRESVDSFRDHVNPGFLDYRKATDVQGAGAVVEWADAGPNSYRDVNGRTYIDCLGGFGIFNVGHRNPKVVKAVGDQLRRQPLHSQDLLDPLRAMLAKTLALLTPEGLEYSFFCNSGTEAVEGALKLARAYDPAKQTIVAATKGFHGKSYGSLSASAKAEFRRPFGPMLPNIEHVPFNDVLALRDMMTSCKAVGEDVGAVLLEPIQGEGGVNIPDDDYLPNVRALCDEFGALFILDEVQTGMGRTGRMFACEHYGVAPDLMCLAKAFGGGVVPAGAVIGRRDIFARLFDNPFLHTSTFGGNPLACAAALATINVLIEDRLPQRAAVMGERMLAGLREAIAGHENIVVAARGKGLLMALEFCDDRTGFELAKRMLERGVLVSGTLVNARVIRVEPPLTITVEEADYVCQALRESLDSMAAFVRMGAS from the coding sequence ATCAACGGTGCTAGAGAGCGTACGGTTTACGATTATACAGAGCGCGTTTTAGATCTCATCGCCCAGAACGAGATAACGCCGGCGCAGGCGCAGTGGATCACGCGCGAGAGCGTCGATTCGTTCCGCGATCATGTGAATCCAGGATTTCTCGACTACCGCAAGGCGACCGACGTCCAAGGCGCCGGCGCGGTCGTCGAATGGGCCGACGCCGGACCGAACTCCTATCGCGACGTGAACGGGCGGACGTACATCGATTGCTTGGGCGGTTTCGGCATCTTCAATGTGGGCCATCGCAATCCAAAGGTCGTTAAAGCGGTCGGCGATCAGCTGCGCCGGCAACCGCTGCATAGTCAGGACTTGCTCGATCCGCTGCGCGCCATGCTCGCCAAGACGCTGGCGCTGCTGACGCCCGAAGGGCTGGAGTACAGCTTTTTTTGCAACAGCGGCACCGAAGCCGTGGAGGGCGCGCTGAAACTCGCGCGCGCGTACGATCCGGCCAAACAGACGATCGTGGCGGCGACGAAAGGCTTTCACGGCAAGAGTTACGGCTCGCTGTCGGCGAGCGCGAAAGCCGAGTTTCGCCGGCCATTTGGCCCGATGCTCCCCAACATCGAACACGTTCCGTTCAACGACGTGCTCGCGCTGCGCGACATGATGACGTCGTGCAAAGCCGTCGGCGAAGACGTCGGCGCGGTCCTGCTCGAGCCGATTCAAGGTGAGGGCGGCGTCAACATACCCGACGACGATTACCTTCCCAATGTCCGAGCGCTCTGCGACGAGTTTGGAGCGCTTTTCATTCTCGACGAAGTGCAGACCGGAATGGGACGGACCGGCAGAATGTTCGCCTGCGAGCACTATGGCGTCGCACCCGATTTGATGTGTCTGGCAAAGGCATTCGGCGGCGGCGTGGTACCGGCCGGCGCGGTCATCGGCCGGCGGGATATCTTTGCGCGGCTCTTCGACAATCCGTTTCTGCACACGTCGACTTTTGGCGGCAATCCTCTGGCGTGCGCCGCGGCCCTTGCAACCATCAACGTGTTGATCGAAGATCGCCTACCGCAGCGAGCCGCGGTCATGGGCGAGCGAATGCTCGCCGGCTTGCGAGAAGCCATCGCCGGTCACGAGAACATAGTCGTCGCCGCCCGCGGCAAAGGGCTTTTGATGGCGCTAGAGTTTTGCGACGACCGTACGGGTTTCGAACTTGCAAAACGCATGCTCGAGCGCGGCGTCCTCGTCTCCGGAACGCTGGTCAACGCCCGCGTCATCCGCGTCGAACCGCCACTGACGATCACGGTGGAAGAGGCGGATTACGTGTGCCAAGCTCTGCGCGAAAGTCTCGATTCGATGGCGGCCTTCGTCCGCATGGGAGCGTCATGA
- a CDS encoding L-seryl-tRNA(Sec) selenium transferase → MHAVLADRRLAAYEAELGRNVVRRAAEEELGRARASGSDSYDAIVENVGERLEGLRRQALLPVINATGIVIHTNLGRAPLGASALAAVAQLSRGYSNLEYDVETGERGSRYSRVAGLLNDVTGAPDSLVVNNCAAAVLLVLDTFARGREVIVARNALVEVGGGFRLPDVLERSGARLVEVGTTNRVYADDFERALSPQTALLLRTHPSNYRIDGFVHDASARELVELGRRAGITVAEDLGSGALVDLAAFGVVHERTVQEAVNDGVGVIVFSGDKLLGGPQAGIIVGHAHLIARLRANPLLRALRVGKMTLAALGATLEFYRSGSFKERVPIYRMLSASLDELRERAKNYADAVPGAVPHESDAYVGGGALAQERVPSVAIAIHDDHPDLLARRLRAGTPPIVARIADGRLMLDLRTMAPEEDEIVIAALCRDLASR, encoded by the coding sequence ATGCACGCGGTGCTCGCCGATCGGCGCCTCGCTGCGTACGAGGCCGAACTTGGAAGAAACGTTGTCCGTCGCGCGGCCGAGGAAGAACTCGGCCGCGCGCGTGCAAGCGGCAGCGATTCTTACGACGCGATCGTCGAAAACGTCGGCGAACGCTTAGAGGGCCTTCGCCGGCAGGCGCTCTTGCCGGTCATCAATGCCACGGGAATCGTCATCCACACGAACCTCGGGCGCGCGCCGCTCGGAGCGAGCGCGCTCGCCGCGGTTGCTCAGTTGAGTCGCGGATATTCGAACCTCGAGTACGATGTAGAAACCGGCGAACGCGGCTCGCGCTATTCACGCGTTGCCGGGCTGCTCAACGATGTCACCGGCGCTCCCGATTCGCTGGTCGTCAACAACTGCGCCGCGGCGGTGCTGCTGGTGCTCGACACGTTTGCACGTGGGCGAGAGGTGATCGTTGCCCGAAACGCGCTCGTCGAGGTCGGTGGCGGCTTTCGCCTGCCCGATGTGCTCGAGCGCAGCGGCGCGCGGCTCGTCGAAGTCGGAACGACCAACCGCGTCTACGCCGATGATTTTGAACGGGCGCTCTCGCCGCAGACGGCGCTGCTCTTGCGCACGCATCCGTCGAACTACCGAATCGACGGTTTCGTGCACGATGCGAGCGCGCGCGAGCTGGTCGAGCTCGGCCGGCGCGCCGGGATCACGGTGGCCGAAGATTTGGGCAGCGGCGCGCTCGTCGATCTTGCGGCCTTTGGCGTCGTTCACGAGCGCACCGTCCAAGAGGCGGTGAATGACGGCGTCGGCGTGATCGTCTTCTCGGGCGATAAGTTGCTCGGCGGTCCCCAAGCCGGCATCATCGTCGGACACGCGCATCTGATCGCGCGTTTGCGCGCCAATCCCCTGCTTCGCGCATTGCGCGTCGGCAAGATGACCTTAGCGGCGCTCGGCGCAACACTCGAGTTCTATCGCAGCGGCTCGTTCAAGGAACGAGTGCCTATTTACCGGATGCTCTCGGCGAGTCTGGACGAACTGCGCGAACGGGCGAAGAACTATGCCGACGCCGTACCGGGCGCCGTGCCGCACGAGAGCGACGCGTACGTCGGCGGCGGCGCGCTCGCGCAGGAGCGGGTTCCCTCCGTTGCCATAGCGATCCATGACGACCACCCCGATCTGCTCGCGAGGCGCCTACGGGCGGGAACTCCGCCGATCGTCGCGCGGATCGCCGACGGCCGGCTCATGCTCGACTTGCGAACGATGGCGCCCGAAGAAGACGAGATCGTGATCGCCGCGCTCTGCCGCGACCTCGCTTCGCGATAG
- a CDS encoding aldehyde dehydrogenase family protein, whose product MYVGGEWRLGSDGSTRELRNPANDRAIARIAEATEADAHAAIAAARAAFDQGPWGTISAAERAALLFKLADAIDAHRDEFMRIDTLNNGKPLRETEYDAVDAANCFRYYAGLATKPHGQTFDVPAPSQTFTVREPIGVCAQIVPWNYPLLMSAWKLAPALAAGNVCILKPSELTPLSAIRLAALFEELAFPAGVVNVVPGAGATVGHTLAASSLVDKVAFTGGTTTGRSIMHDATANLKKISLELGGKSPNVVFADADFETAVDYALFGIFANAGQVCSAGSRLIVERTLHDRFVERLVERAQKIRVGDGFDPKTEMGPIISPQHRERVEAYIAAGKSEGASLLCGGNRLGGALAEGNFIAPTIFDDTSPQMRIVQEEIFGPVLVVQTFDDEAQAIALANDTIYGLAGAVFTTDIAKAHRVIRKMRAGITWINTYHPTYNEAPWGGYKQSGIGRELGTYGYDAYTEVKQINVNLDVEPSGWFAAD is encoded by the coding sequence ATGTACGTCGGCGGCGAATGGAGGCTCGGCTCCGACGGCAGCACGCGCGAACTGCGCAATCCGGCCAACGATCGCGCGATCGCGAGGATCGCCGAAGCAACGGAGGCCGACGCGCATGCCGCGATTGCCGCCGCGCGCGCAGCCTTCGACCAAGGCCCCTGGGGGACGATCAGCGCAGCCGAGCGTGCAGCGCTCCTCTTCAAGCTCGCCGACGCGATCGATGCCCACCGTGACGAGTTCATGCGCATCGACACGCTCAACAACGGTAAGCCGTTGCGAGAGACCGAGTACGACGCGGTCGACGCCGCAAATTGCTTTCGCTACTATGCTGGGCTGGCGACAAAACCGCACGGACAAACGTTCGACGTGCCCGCCCCGTCGCAGACCTTTACGGTTCGCGAACCGATCGGCGTCTGCGCGCAGATCGTTCCGTGGAACTACCCGCTGTTAATGTCGGCCTGGAAGCTGGCGCCGGCGCTGGCCGCCGGCAACGTTTGCATTCTGAAACCGTCGGAGCTCACGCCGCTCTCGGCGATTCGCCTCGCGGCGCTCTTCGAGGAGCTTGCGTTTCCGGCGGGAGTCGTCAACGTGGTCCCAGGCGCGGGCGCGACGGTCGGCCATACGCTCGCGGCCAGCTCGCTCGTCGATAAAGTCGCCTTCACCGGCGGCACCACGACCGGACGCAGCATCATGCACGACGCGACGGCGAATCTCAAGAAGATCTCGCTCGAGCTCGGCGGCAAGTCGCCCAACGTGGTCTTTGCCGATGCAGATTTCGAGACGGCCGTCGACTACGCGCTCTTCGGCATCTTTGCCAATGCCGGACAAGTCTGTTCCGCCGGATCGAGGCTCATCGTCGAACGCACGCTGCACGATCGGTTCGTCGAGCGGCTCGTCGAACGGGCGCAAAAAATTCGCGTCGGAGACGGTTTCGATCCGAAGACGGAGATGGGTCCGATCATTTCCCCGCAGCACCGCGAGCGCGTCGAAGCGTACATTGCCGCGGGAAAATCCGAGGGGGCGTCGCTCTTGTGCGGCGGCAACCGGCTTGGCGGCGCGCTGGCCGAGGGCAACTTCATCGCACCAACGATTTTCGACGATACGTCGCCACAGATGCGCATCGTTCAAGAGGAGATTTTTGGGCCAGTCCTCGTGGTGCAGACCTTCGATGACGAAGCCCAAGCAATTGCGCTGGCAAACGATACGATCTATGGCTTAGCCGGAGCCGTCTTCACCACGGACATTGCGAAGGCGCATCGCGTCATTCGCAAAATGCGCGCAGGCATCACCTGGATCAACACCTATCATCCGACGTATAACGAAGCGCCGTGGGGAGGCTACAAGCAGTCGGGTATCGGCCGCGAGCTCGGCACCTACGGCTACGACGCGTATACGGAGGTCAAACAGATCAACGTGAACCTCGACGTCGAGCCGTCGGGTTGGTTCGCAGCGGACTGA
- a CDS encoding TonB-dependent receptor: MRKALFAVTIFALAAVPFGARAGTTGTLRGRIVDATTQAPIAGATVTAVSPSQTAQSTTDPSGSFSFISLQPDTYTISASKPGYDPQSQPGISVVADQSATVTLLLAKALKTIARTTSRSTQSLVRSGVTSDVYSVNPAGQKAASTLNGSGSLTQAYGAIASAPGVNIPSNQQGWYQSVYIRGGDVDQVAYEFDGLPTTRQSDLAPIATLTSLGSQEVQVYTGGTPATSNSSGLAGYINQVIKTGTFPGYATADFGIGGPAFYHQATVELGGATPDRLFSYYVGFSGTNQTFRYGSQFGGVSDPLYFYPLNVPSNNNVYNILDGSAGKAPNYGFIAQPGYSYAQAADFDRENVVNLHIGIPHRDSSLRDDVQMLYVTGGIAAQFYSSANDIWYTPEDGKKTGIGYPMPYLDSLYYGGPLMQAPRQQDVVAGLFPSSPSGRPPGSPIDLSNRDGNWNGYSIEKLQYQKNIDPHSYVRALVYGEYSTWFINGPNSAQLVFGSDPADYEVLEHGFGGSLIYANQLATQNLLTAEASYNTQRLQTYNAGFSSTDPSTTSLAATGLGTILSSYGTPNGVCYNYKTGQQWSCFDRGSQGGCLTRSGCYPGEGSYDFNLIPGYAPAGSPAAKAGARWMMTENGQSAQVDNVTPHFDSFALTDLWEPNDRLVVNAGARVDQFEYSTNNLENGYPARQFWFDAYNNEHCGAPASTPQWTWNPKTDSFNACSPGLSPLTAPGNGLYNVGAGTNVSNVFQPRVSFTYTLNPDTVIRGSAGKYARAEGSSYYQYNTYQQNLASFIAQFYPYGYHTPDHDIYPDTSDNFDLSLEKHVKGTQLSYKITPFYRDTSNQLQFQAINPVQGTLAGLNVGTQESYGAELSLQYGDFGRNGLSGLFSYTHTQNRIRFSQINGVSVIDALNAQVELYNSYTAACSGVTKSSANWQACGSGAYAGNAAALLPNNQAGTRNRGKLKIPNPYYGDALQPLFDPAAWYTPYDVIPSPFNAANGYEVPDVASLILNYRHNRFTLTPSLHYNDGSSYGSPLVWPGYVPQSCSAQPSKTPLTPGASCPGGAIGAVFLPDPYSGRFDNLGAFVQPAELSANLQTSYALNPRMTLTVQAVNLYNHCFQRGYAWDNSVTCVYSNLPSNILAPSGNFVKNPPVQVRYPYGTFYNITEVGISSVLQPFGFFADLSIRL, encoded by the coding sequence ATGAGAAAAGCGCTCTTCGCGGTCACGATCTTCGCCCTCGCGGCGGTGCCGTTCGGGGCGCGCGCGGGAACGACGGGCACGTTGCGCGGCCGAATCGTCGACGCGACGACCCAAGCGCCGATTGCGGGCGCGACCGTAACCGCCGTATCACCCTCGCAAACCGCGCAGAGCACGACGGATCCGTCCGGATCCTTCTCCTTTATATCGTTGCAGCCCGACACGTACACGATCAGCGCGAGCAAGCCCGGATACGATCCACAATCGCAGCCCGGCATCAGCGTCGTCGCGGATCAATCCGCGACCGTCACCTTGCTGCTGGCAAAAGCCCTCAAGACGATTGCGCGGACGACCTCGCGTTCGACGCAGTCGCTCGTCCGCTCGGGTGTGACCAGCGATGTGTATTCGGTTAACCCCGCCGGCCAGAAGGCCGCCTCGACGTTGAATGGCTCGGGGTCGCTCACTCAAGCCTACGGCGCGATCGCGAGCGCCCCCGGCGTCAACATCCCTTCGAATCAGCAAGGATGGTATCAAAGCGTCTACATTCGCGGAGGCGACGTCGATCAGGTCGCCTACGAGTTCGACGGCCTGCCAACGACGCGCCAATCGGACCTGGCGCCGATCGCCACTTTGACGTCGTTGGGCAGTCAAGAAGTGCAGGTCTACACCGGTGGAACGCCCGCCACCTCAAACTCTTCCGGACTTGCCGGTTACATCAACCAAGTCATCAAGACCGGAACGTTTCCCGGTTACGCGACGGCCGATTTCGGCATCGGCGGACCGGCCTTCTACCACCAGGCCACAGTTGAGCTCGGCGGCGCCACTCCGGACCGGCTTTTTTCATATTACGTCGGATTCTCGGGCACCAATCAGACCTTTCGCTACGGGAGTCAGTTCGGTGGGGTGAGCGATCCGCTCTACTTCTATCCGCTCAACGTGCCGAGCAATAACAATGTCTACAATATTCTCGACGGCTCGGCGGGAAAGGCGCCCAACTACGGCTTCATCGCTCAGCCGGGTTACAGCTACGCCCAAGCCGCGGACTTCGACCGCGAGAACGTGGTCAATCTTCACATCGGGATTCCGCATCGCGACTCGTCGTTGCGCGACGACGTTCAGATGCTCTACGTCACCGGTGGGATTGCAGCGCAGTTCTATAGTTCCGCCAACGATATTTGGTACACGCCCGAAGACGGCAAGAAGACCGGCATCGGTTATCCGATGCCCTATCTCGATTCGCTCTATTACGGTGGCCCGCTCATGCAAGCGCCGCGCCAGCAAGACGTCGTCGCCGGACTCTTTCCGAGTAGCCCATCGGGGCGGCCACCGGGCTCGCCGATCGACCTCAGCAATCGCGATGGGAATTGGAACGGGTATTCGATCGAGAAACTCCAGTACCAAAAGAATATCGATCCGCATTCCTATGTGCGGGCACTCGTTTACGGCGAGTACTCGACCTGGTTCATCAACGGGCCGAACAGCGCGCAGCTCGTCTTTGGCTCCGATCCCGCGGATTACGAAGTGCTCGAGCACGGCTTCGGTGGAAGCTTGATCTACGCGAATCAACTGGCGACACAGAATCTGCTCACCGCGGAAGCGTCGTACAATACGCAGCGGCTTCAAACGTATAATGCCGGCTTCAGCTCGACCGATCCGTCCACGACGAGCCTCGCGGCGACTGGTCTAGGCACGATTCTTTCCAGCTACGGCACGCCGAACGGCGTATGTTACAACTACAAAACCGGCCAGCAGTGGAGCTGTTTCGATCGCGGCAGCCAGGGTGGTTGCCTAACCCGCAGCGGTTGCTATCCCGGCGAGGGCTCCTACGATTTCAATTTGATTCCCGGTTATGCGCCCGCGGGTTCCCCGGCCGCGAAGGCCGGCGCGCGTTGGATGATGACCGAAAACGGCCAGAGCGCGCAGGTCGATAACGTCACGCCGCACTTCGATTCGTTTGCATTGACCGATCTCTGGGAGCCCAACGATCGGCTCGTCGTCAATGCCGGTGCGCGCGTCGATCAGTTCGAATACTCCACGAATAATTTAGAGAACGGGTATCCGGCGCGCCAGTTCTGGTTCGACGCCTACAACAACGAGCATTGCGGGGCGCCGGCTTCGACGCCGCAATGGACCTGGAACCCGAAAACAGATTCCTTTAACGCATGCTCGCCGGGACTCTCGCCGCTGACCGCGCCCGGCAACGGGCTCTATAACGTTGGGGCAGGCACGAACGTCTCGAACGTTTTTCAGCCGCGCGTCTCGTTTACGTATACGCTCAACCCCGATACGGTGATCCGCGGCTCGGCCGGAAAGTACGCGCGGGCCGAAGGCTCGTCGTACTATCAATACAATACTTATCAGCAGAATCTCGCGTCGTTCATCGCGCAGTTCTATCCCTACGGTTACCATACGCCCGATCACGACATCTATCCCGACACGTCCGACAACTTCGACCTCTCGCTGGAAAAGCACGTGAAAGGAACGCAGTTGTCGTACAAGATCACGCCCTTCTATCGGGATACGAGCAATCAGCTGCAGTTCCAAGCGATCAATCCGGTGCAGGGCACGCTCGCGGGCCTCAACGTCGGCACTCAGGAGTCGTACGGCGCCGAACTCTCTTTGCAATACGGTGATTTCGGCCGCAACGGTCTCTCCGGTCTCTTTTCGTACACCCACACGCAGAACCGCATTCGCTTCAGTCAGATCAACGGCGTCAGCGTCATCGACGCGCTCAACGCCCAGGTCGAGCTTTACAACTCCTACACCGCCGCCTGTTCGGGGGTAACGAAGAGCTCGGCAAACTGGCAAGCCTGCGGAAGCGGCGCCTACGCCGGCAATGCAGCGGCGCTGCTGCCGAACAATCAAGCGGGAACGCGCAACCGGGGCAAGCTCAAGATTCCGAACCCCTACTACGGGGACGCGTTGCAGCCACTCTTCGATCCCGCCGCATGGTACACGCCGTACGACGTGATTCCCAGTCCGTTCAACGCCGCCAACGGCTACGAAGTACCCGACGTCGCCTCGCTGATTCTCAACTACCGCCACAATCGTTTTACGCTCACGCCGTCGCTGCATTATAACGATGGTTCGAGCTACGGTTCGCCGCTGGTCTGGCCCGGCTACGTGCCGCAATCGTGCTCGGCGCAGCCGTCGAAGACGCCGCTGACCCCCGGGGCGAGCTGCCCGGGGGGCGCCATCGGTGCGGTCTTTCTGCCCGATCCGTATAGCGGGCGATTCGATAATCTCGGGGCGTTCGTGCAGCCCGCCGAGCTTTCGGCGAATTTGCAGACCAGCTATGCGTTGAATCCACGCATGACGCTCACGGTGCAGGCCGTCAATCTCTACAATCATTGCTTCCAGCGCGGATACGCGTGGGACAACTCGGTCACGTGCGTCTACTCGAATCTTCCTTCGAACATTCTCGCGCCGTCGGGGAATTTCGTGAAAAATCCGCCGGTTCAGGTGCGATATCCCTACGGAACGTTTTATAATATCACCGAGGTCGGCATTTCGTCGGTCCTGCAGCCTTTTGGGTTTTTTGCCGACTTAAGCATCCGGTTATGA
- the trxA gene encoding thioredoxin, translated as MSAIPDVTQTNFESEVLQHSQPVLVDFWAPWCGPCRMLSPIVEKVAAANSGKAKFVKLNTDENPNLAGQYQVSGIPCLILFKDGQPVDRIVGYVPENVVSSMLGKHVA; from the coding sequence ATGAGCGCAATACCAGACGTTACGCAGACAAACTTTGAGTCCGAGGTGCTGCAACACTCGCAGCCGGTGCTGGTCGATTTTTGGGCACCGTGGTGCGGGCCGTGCCGCATGCTCTCGCCGATCGTGGAGAAAGTCGCCGCCGCCAACTCGGGCAAGGCCAAGTTCGTCAAGTTGAACACCGACGAGAATCCGAACCTCGCGGGCCAATATCAGGTCTCGGGGATCCCGTGCCTCATCTTGTTCAAAGACGGTCAGCCCGTGGATCGCATCGTCGGCTACGTTCCCGAAAACGTCGTATCGTCGATGCTCGGCAAACACGTGGCGTGA